A genomic segment from Cutaneotrichosporon cavernicola HIS019 DNA, chromosome: 7b encodes:
- the ADH6 gene encoding uncharacterized protein (Alcohol dehydrogenase GroES-like domain), translated as MAAPTNNMARGYAVTDPKNYLDFQVKEYELEPLADDRITVAVECCGVCGSDHHTISGGWGPWETKFVVTGHEVVGKVVEIGKDVTSVKVGDRVGVGAQVGSCGDCKWCKNDNENYCPTPVHGYNTLWPGGAEHQGGYSTHIRAQELFVFPIPDAVPSVEAASMLCGGLTVFSPLVRNGVKKGSKVGVVGLGGLGHYAVLFGVALGAEVTVFSRSDAKKADALKMGAKAFVATDPGFEKGHFREFDVIICCASSSSLPIDELLTCLDVGCKFVFVGMPEEGIKNITSQSMAGSGVALGSSHIGCRTEALRMLEIAAEQKVKPWIELMPMKDAAKAIQAVEDGSVRYRTILTQDLV; from the exons ATGGCCGCTCCTACCAATAACATGGCTCGCGGGTACGCCGTCACCGACCCCAAGAATTACCTCGACTTCCAAGTTAAGGAgtacgagctcgagccgctcgccgacgaccgcATCACTGTCGCTGTCGAGTGCTGTGGTGTTTGCGGGTCTGACCACCACACCATCTCGGGCGGGTGGGGGCCTTGGGAGACCAAGTTTGTCGTTACGGGTcacgaggtcgtcggcaaggtcgtcgagatCGGCAAGGACGTTACCTCGGTCAAAGTTGGCGACAGGGTTGGTGTTGGCGCGCAGGTCGGGTCATGTGGCGACTGCAAGTGGTGCAAGAACGACAACG AGAACTACTGCCCTACCCCCGTCCACGGGTACAACACGCTTTGGCCCGGCGGCGCCGAGCACCAGGGCGGATACAGCACCCACATCCGCGCGCAGGAGCTCTTCGTCTTCCCGATCCCCGACGCTGTCCCCTCGGTCGAGGCGGCTTCGATGCTCTGTGGTGGCCTGACCGTCTTCTCTCCTCTCGTCCGTAACGGCGTGAAGAAGGGGTCCAAGGTCGgtgtcgtcggcctcggaggTCTGGGACACTACGCCGTTCTCTtcggcgtcgccctcggtgCAGAAGTGACCGTCTTCTCCCGCTCtgacgccaagaaggctgaCGCGCTCAAGATGGGTGCCAAGGCCTTTGTGGCCACCGACCCCGGCTTCGAGAAGGGACACTTCCGCGAGTTCGACGTCATCATCTGCTGcgcgagcagcagcagccttcccatcgacgagctgctcacctgcctcgacgtcgggtGCAAGTTCGTGTTTGTCGGCATGCCTGAGGAGGGGATCAAGAACATCACGTCCCAGAGCATGGCTGGCAGCGGAGTCGCCCTCGGGTCCAGCCACATCGGGTGCCGTACCGAGGCGCTCCGTATGCTCGAGATCGCGGCGGAGCAGAAGGTCAAGCCCTGGATCGAGCTTATGCCTATGAAGGACGCGGCTAAGGCCATccaggccgtcgaggacggctcGGTGCGCTACCGCACCATCTTGACCCAGGACCTCGTTTAA
- a CDS encoding uncharacterized protein (Membrane dipeptidase (Peptidase family M19)), with the protein MPENAPLLPSGLSERRRARGYITLLVPVVLVLATLGVLIFGKREPTDPLGLAQSWLDHTPVVDGHIDLPIYVREMYGNDVTKFDLGKKMSGHVDIPRMRAGRLGGFFWSVYTDCHEEIDGPDFLNPSHHVRDTLEQIDLARNLMDRYSGTFEFVTTAQGARDAMARGRIASFMGIEGAHQLGNSLGVLRQYYRLGVRYATLTHSCNNAFADSGGYDKPPNATWGGLSPFGFELVKEMNRLGMLIDLSHVSDNTARQAIKASKAPIMLSHSAARHFNNFSRNVPDDVLEMIGRGKGQTDGVVMVNFFPSFASPDPDSVGVAAIADQIDYIVSKTGHHHVGIGSDFDGIDRVPKGLEDMSKYPYLIAELIRRGWTRYQVAQLAGGNILRVLEGAEGVAARLKRVKGPSMAKYDKRRDLDGGWGGFEL; encoded by the exons ATGCCAGAAAACGCGCCACTCCTCCCTTCTGGGCTCTctgagcgccgccgcgcaagGGGATACATCACGCTCCTTGTGcctgtcgtcctcgtcctggcCACACTCGGTGTGCTTATCttcggcaagcgcgagccGACCGACCCTCTCGGGTTGGCGCAATCGTGGCTCGACCA cacGCCTGTCGTTGATGGGCATATCGACCTTCCCATCTACGTGCGCGAGATGTATGGGAATGACGTGACCAAGTTCGATTTGGGCAAGAAGATG TCTGGGCACGTCGACATTCCCCGCATGCGCGCgggccgcctcggcggtTTCTTCTGGAGCGTCTACACCGACTGCCATGAAGAGATTGACGGGCCCGACTTCCTCAATCCCTCCCACCACGTGCGGG ATACGCTCGAGCAGATCGACCTGGCGCGTAACCTGATGGACCGCTACTCGGGCACGTTCGAGTTTGTCACCACTGCCCAGGGCGCCCGGGACGCAATGGCGCGCGGACGTATCGCGTCCTTCATGGGCATCGAGGGCGCCCACCAGCTGGGCAACtccctcggcgtcctccGGCAATACTACCGTCTTGGGGTGCGTTACGCGACCCTGACGCATAGCTGCAACAACGCGTTCGCGGACTCGGGAGGGTACGACAAGCCTCCTAATGCAACGTGGGGCGGTCTCTCGCCTTTTGGCTTCGAACTGGTCAAGGAGATGAACCGCTTGGGCATGCTCATTGACCTCTCGCACGTCTCAGATAACACGGCGCGGCAGGCAATCAAGGCATCTAAGGCACCGATCATGTTGAGCCacagcgccgcgaggcACTTTAACAACTTCTCGCGCAATGTTCCGGACGACGTACTCGAGATGATCGGGCGGGGGAAGGGCCAGACAGACGGCGTTGTAATGGTCAA CTTCTTCCCATCGTTCGCGAGCCCGGACCCAGACTCGGTCGGTGTCGCTGCCATCGCCGACCAGATCGACTACATCGTCTCCAAGACTGGCCACCACCA tgtGGGCATCGGTAGCGACTTTGACGGCATCGACCGCGTCCCCAAGGGATTAGAGGACATGTCCAAGTACCCGTATCTG atcgccgagctcatccGCCGCGGCTGGACGCGGTACCAGGTCGCCCAGCTGGCCGGTGGCAACATTctgcgcgtcctcgagggcgctgagggcgtggcggcgcggttgAAGCGCGTCAAGGGCCCCAGTATGGCCAAATACGACAAGAGACGCGACCTCGatggtgggtggggtgggttTGAGCTGTGA
- the REX4 gene encoding uncharacterized protein (EXOIII): MSDTGSPNKKKKEGDKAPNPDSGRQKKLAAARAARKESKEAPSSNWAALKKKLPADARRGPSAKKRPKQGIGALASAAIAETETAPPTSSVPSNTGVKLLPPPNDSPLLQELRQMVLGHEVLTEAKKAPGNYVALDCEMVGLGHLGAESVLARVSLVNYHGHVLLDSYVAPRERVTDYRTWVSGIRESDLRGAPLFDEVQKKVAELVQGRVLVGHAIENDTKALLLSHPAPFVRDTQRYRPLREAARSKRPGLKSLVESQLGLKIQSGAHSSITDARATMGLYRLNKDAWEASLRGVMEAYVKKTGSAMPGRKKKRKRDDDEEAGGNKSFPGGGQKGISSGLSVVVKRFGKKIDNQPKRRGPAPAASAGGSWWEEAAG, encoded by the exons ATGAGCGACACCGGCAGCCCcaacaagaagaagaaggagggtgaCAAGGCCCCAAACCCCGATTCTGGGCGACAGAAGAAGCTCGCGGCAGCCCGAGCTGCGCGCAAGGAATCCAAGGAAGCGCCAAGCAGCAACTGGGCGGCGCTGAAGAAG AAACTACCCGCCGATGCGCGCCGCGGGCCTTCCGCAAAGAAACGCCCCAAGCAGGGGATAGGTGCACTCGCAAGCGCAGCCATcgcggagacggagacggcTCCGCCCACGAGCAGCGTGCCATCGAACACTGGAGTCAAgctcctccctccccccaacGACAGCCCGCTCCTCCAAGAGCTCCGGCAGATGGTTTTGGGCCACGAGGTGCTCACGGAGGCTAAGAAAGC gcctGGGAACTACGTCGCTCTCGATTGTGAGAtggtcggccttgggcaTCTTGGTGCGGAGAGTGTACTCGCTCGCGTGTCGTTGGTCAATTACCACGGACACGTGCTCTTGGATAGCTACGTGGCTCCGCGCGAGCGGGTCACGGATTACCGGACGTGGGTGTCTGGTATTCGGGAGTCGGATTTGCGGGGTGCACCCCTCTTCGACGAGGTACAGAAGAAGGTCGCCGAGTTGGTGCAAGGGCGGGTGTTGGTTGGACACGCAATTGAGAACGACACGAAG gcactcctcctctctcatCCAGCTCCTTTCGTGCGCGATACACAGAGATACCGGCCTCTccgcgaggccgcgcgcagCAAACGTCCCGGACTCAAGTCGCTTGTGGAGAGCCAGCTCGGTCTCAAGATCCAGAGCGGGGCGCATAGTTCGATCACGGATGCGCGGGCTACCATGGGTCTCTACCGCCTCAATAAGGATGCTTGGGAGGCTAGCCTGCGCGGCGTGATGGAGGCGTATGTCAAGAAGACGGGGAGCGCTATGCCGGGccggaagaagaagaggaagagggatgacgacgaggaggctggggGGAACAAGTCGTTCCCGGGCGGAGGACAGAAGGGTATCTCGTCGGGACTGAGTGTGGTGGTGAAACGGTTTGGGAAGAAGATCGACAACCAGCCAAAGCGGCGAGGACCAGCGCCAGCTGCCAGTGCAGGAGGGAGCTGGTGGGAGGAAGCCGCAGGTTGA